The Aedes albopictus strain Foshan chromosome 2, AalbF5, whole genome shotgun sequence region aattcatggtgtgatgcggcttcatgcttaccgtgcctaggaatgaatggctaggggggtcttataaaaacctaaccgcaaacggtgcctgtggagtaccagggtgctctccacagtatgttgcctttACTGCGATAACCGGAGCaatgcacagtggcgggcctccatacaaaggtcggacaaaacctcaaatgttaaccgaaatggcttaaattcacaggttatgatgattttagtgccctaaacctatttctgatatgaaaattttcatatattttgattttactatattagggtggtccaaaatttcaaaatctgctgattatgggagATATGTAAAAGCTATCGATAATAAGCTAACAAGATGCgttttttgaacgtagattttgatcaTCCTTTTGATTAGAGGGTTCCTATATCATGTACTGACATTGAAATtacctataattgtgtattttttgctgttagggtggtccaaaatctttaaaacttcataaatcattagaaaattcgattacctacgttttctttcaatggatcaattcaggtaCAAACTATGTTGACTGACAAGACTTGGTCTATTTTTAGAGACCCTCTATAGACCACGTGGCATGttacggtgggtacacggaggtgaATCAACATTTAAAATGGGGTTAGAACTGCTTTTTTAAATCTCTTTTCAACGACTTCATATATGCTCGTCCGAGTTTAGGTTGTAATGTACATTGGTCTCTGTTATCACTTATCGAAGTAAACAAAATAACCCTATATATAAAGAATTTGTAATACATATttgcaatattgaagggagttgttgataaacgatcattAGAGATCAGTAATCATGTTGATGAACAGTTgagctccagcaaatattttcaaaatctttatcactctgtgtgtcgttcagttgAAATGTGTTCTAAGAAAacacatgaataacatacaataaaacttcgagttttagaaaacaaaaaatcgagaaaaataatcgcattggtgattgcgacgtttaCGTAGAAAAATATTTCGCGtagcgttttacgccgtttagtgaattcctttcaTATTTTATAGATGAATACTGCTTTAAATTGTAGCGATGGGCGTGTAGAAAAGAAGTGCGCAGATGTCggatttgtgtcactatatattgaaactgcgatagaagttcgtgaagagattgcttccaagccTTTTCAGCACTTCTAACgattaaaatgaatcgaaaaaacgAATCGTTTAAGAAAActaatgagcaatggtttgtagttattgttaTATGTTTTTcgactttattttatttttaaggatCAAAACGTTAGTTGTATTTGGTGGTCTTTAATAATGCGGGATGTAGGTAGCATCTCTGTAAATAAAGGCCTTATAattcttagtcatcactcccTTTCTCTCCAGCTCACtctttttaactggagcacccaccttcttgtgtttttcggtcaaaaaattaaattataaaaaaatgttagAGCTGTGGCCATCCAGTCATCAACCGCCGCCTCCCCCCCTTACGACCACGTGAAGGTCTCTTACCAGAAAGAGGATGATGCTAAAtttttagtattctgaagtcaatttgaattatGGTAAGATTAAATATTACCTTCAAAGAATATCACTTCTtacacaaccatgcggctccattgtgaaatgatagaaaaaaaaattcgcgcttagcgcaaaaatgcgcaaacagtgacctatataggctgagtgtaccagttatcgccatagtggttccctatttgggcATAGTGGTTATTTGAGATAATTTAAAATGTTGCATCATTTCAAGAGCTTTAATGACAAAATACATTTAAATGCTAGCTCCTAGAACTTTAATAATAGGCAAAAGCTTGAAAACTTTCTTAatttccactatggccaaatagggaaccactatggcgataactggtacacttaccctatccaaaaactagacaaaattgaacGTTAGATCCGgggtacggcgtcgttttctgatgtttcctaaacaagtactggatctctttgattcgaagtttttctccaaaatttcataaaagacaatatttttgcatgttgtaaaaacataataattttgtgattgaattgcaaaaaaaaacctgaaatggtatgattattcatacccaaaagaatcaataatattttcacattatccaaatcttcctaagttttacaacgagctcatgaagaaagctcataaaataaagacaataaacacAAGTAACgtaccacacaaaacctcaactttgaaaaaatctacaagactcagtATTTGACCAAATGACTAAAAAATTTGGAGTTTTCTTAGATGAAGTATCTATATTGGGAGAAAAatgttagaaaaataaaaaatttaagtcgatttttgaggttttgtccggcttccggccactgtgcaatGGTGCAGtgcaccttgtgtttctccgagacaatcggctgcccttctttagtctcaattGAGGTTAAATAAggacgggattatgaagatgttgttaattagtttaaattttcacctatatggtttcgcattatgcgatttacacagtgtattctgtgtatcctcgcctttggcattttccaatcgataccgatttggttttattgttgctgttctttgttgtgctgttgttgcgaagagtttaatcttacctagtttgggtagtggctacggttaggatagctcagatcaatcttcagcataaaagaacagcaacgatcaatctttgcagacttatgcaaaatggttcagcccaagtggccttggttcaagaaccttacttccgtaagggaaatttctatctaggaaaccttgtgaacccgtttgctactttcagtaaaaatgaaatggcaaactcacgtgtcatgcctcgagcatgtgagcttgtcaacaacgcaatcgttgctacactcatctctgaaataactactagagatgtatgtgctatcacaatcgatgtatctgttggaatctTCAAcatgaaatacgtttattgttcggtttatttaccgcatgatgaaccatcccctacggatgctttcaagcaagtcatcgcatactgaacTTCAAaatgccttccgctaattgttggcagtgatgctgatgctaaccatatcatctggggtagttcagacatcaatttgagaggctccaatttgatggagtacttaagtagtacagatcttggattacttaacataggcatccgctcaaccttcatggtaactgctagagagaaagtgttagacataacgctttgctctagcagaattgggttgtttagtgaataaaatattgctattttctatagcctcatcgaaagagctaattttcctgagtataacgtgattttattggatttcaatacctttgttttgatggttaaattaacaaaacagttttaattttcgtggctagaatgacagttcaatcgattaagtgacagttcgacccgaacaaaaaaattccccatacaaactttaaatgcattttaaaaatagatcccggactccaaaaattatgaaattttggatttcgactaatttttgggcggagaatccgattatcaaataatccggatacccccaaAGAACccaattagtcacgagctgaccaattggcatgtgtcagaggaagaacctttatctgaccatcgctacatcttgtttgaacatgtaaatgtttcttcgcaaactttgcgtttcaggagcccccggtcaaccaactgggatctctttaccgatttggttgcctgcaaaatttcatggatactcaccatccattgacactccaagtgatttagatgatgccgttgatactacaacggccttcatcatggaagcttttgaagaagcttgccctctgcggcctgtgaagatcacaataggaaccccttggtggaactctgatctggcgaagctcaggaaacaatgtagaaatagctggaacagacgacgttcggctggttcggaggctttcaggtcggctcgcaaggcctacaggaaagctcttcggtctgctagaacgatccggctggaaaaacctttgtacaaatgtttccagtctgagtgaagtcagtcagttgaacaaaatccttgaaaattctagagattttcaagtgaacgaacttcgtttgccaaatagtGATTTCACTTTctttgatgaggaagttttggaatgtttattcagtacacacttccccggatgcgttgatattacatcttcggatgaacctgatgtcttttcttgtagttatgattcttaagCTTCGGCTcgaagtatcataactttagaatcgattgaatggctACTGAATAGCTTtgttcctttcaaatctcctgggacagatggggtttatcctattttgcttcagaagggatttgatcatttcaaacgtgttttgaaacaactacttgtttgcagttttgctacagggtatattcccaaatcctggcggaatattactgtaaagtttattccgaaagtgggtcgtgcgtcgtatgaagaagcaaagagtttcagaccatttagtttgacctcttttcttctgaaatgcttagaacgcattgtcgatcatcacatccgtgatattcatctggccaatgtgcctcttcatgtgaacctacatgcttatcaatctggaaagtccattgtgactcttttacacaaagttgtttacgatatcgagaaggcattcgctgaaaagcaatcctgcttgggtgttttcttagatatcgagggtgcctttgacaacgtgcctttcgaggccatattggaagccgcacggggtcatggtacatctccaatgatttccaattggattcaccaaatgctcaaatgccgacatcttttctcgacattgcgtcaagcggcgattaggaaattgagtgtttgtggatgccccaaaaggggagtcttatcaccacttttgtagaATCTCGTCATATAAATCAAGAAGCTGAGAAACGAAATATCATTCGAAGTATGTACAATTTATCCTTATGCTGTACTCTGCCACCCAGCTCatgcctacagaaatttatcgacTGTCATCCAACAAAATAAGATGAATTGTTGAAGGCAGCGAATTAGGTACTCAAGAAAGTCGAGAAATAACGGTGGCGTAAAGTGGAAGGCAGAGTGCAATAAGAGACTTAACTTTATGTAATATTATTCGATACCATTAGAtaagtttatgaccaaattttCCCCGTATACTTTCAGCGCCGAGAACATTTGGCCGGATACGAATGCTCAAGAACGTCATGCTACCGGTGATGTTCATATTGGGTGGCATCAAGACACTTTTAATCTTCCTGGTAGCAATCTCGCTCAAAACCCTTTTCGTCGCCTCGTCCATCTTCGTGATCAACATCAGCCTTGGCCTGGCAAAGGTGATCAACTTTTTCAAACATGGCTGGGGAGCTCACCACGGGAAAGATCTATGGTCCTATGGACAGGACAAGAACATTCACATCCATATCCATTCGGACCCAAGCCACCACCTGTCGTTGGACGGACCTGTACCACCTCTGGCAACGGTGCACAGTAGTATCTCACCGACCATCCACAGCGAAGTCTTCCCGTACTCGAGAAGTGATGTCATCGAACCGATCTACGCTTCCCCATCGCAAATCAACTCATACACCAAGATGTACGGAATGCCCACTGCCCTGACCAACGTGCGCCCTCAGAGCTTACCGTATACCGGCTGGCAACCCGCGAGTCGGAAGCGATAGGGCGTGATCTACCCTATAAAACCTTAGGCTAAGCAAAGAACTCATAGAGAATAATACCAAATCAACCAATGAACTCCCCTGTGAGAGtgcagtgcacagtggtccagatagCCGATTCACGAGAAGTGCAATCTATCACGTCAATTTGCTCTCCGGGTCATTGCGCAACGCGAGAATAAACCGTTCACCACGTGTGTAAACAAGATCTTCATCGCGCAGGTTCAACACTTATTTATTGCGCCTCAAGGAGGTGGCGACTGTCTTGCCCCCTTCTTGGGCACTAGTTAACTCAGTTAGTAATGTTTCCCATTAGGATGTAAGCGAATTCGCGAGTTAAAACATAAGTTTGGTTAATTAGACCCTCTAATTGACCGCTCAGATGGATGTTTTTGCCGGAGAGATCCAACAAATTGTTTGCGTGTGCGTTAGAGTAGGTAGGTAAAAGTAAAAGTGTGGTCATAGATCTGAGCTGAATACTGAACCTAATACCAAAAGGGTGAATCGACGAATGTGCGAGCGCGAACATAACGATCTGTAAGTGAAAATAAAGATGCTAAATCGATGTAAATTACCGAAACAAAAATGCAGTTTTTCTTCTCTCTGTAGACTCATCGATGCGTAGCGAGTGTTCAATGTAGCGATGATGTGAGAGGAAAATATGAAACGAATTCCTTATTAGATGTAGCCTATTAAGTGTTGCTGACCGAAGAATATGGTTTAAATGTCCATTCACAGAAATGGATGCATGATTGGCACTGTTGACGTGATGCATTTTAGTTTTGAGTTTTGTGCTCGGAAGGAAAAACGCTGCGCTGGATGCACATATCCATTATGAGAAATGACAAAATAATGCTATATTGTgcataaaaataagaaacaaaacaaacaatgcttcaatcctttgttttgcgTTGGATGAAaatgggtatcaggtatcagtaagtcggctccagaggcacgttctccaccatttgggaaatttgtgccatcgccatgaataaagggtgatacggtcaaaatttggtcacacattttttttttcataactttagagactgcgtacaccaaaacagctgatttttgtaccagtaatgctacattatatgtagcttataccataaaattttcatcaaaatcgattaagtattggttgatatatagataaaaccatcgacctaccattttaaaattttgtacaaaggcgctccatagtaaattttcgggaatttaaggtcagtaaagcacaattttgattatagaactaccaatactgctccgatttttatcaaaattttacagtataatactattatgaaaatatgttcttagtaaaattttgagccattttgtatgaatactttcaaagttgtagcagtttgaatatgaaaaaaaccgaCCGGGTGTtacttaaacaaatataactttgtaacggccggatcaaattgaatgaaatttttccacaacattttgatatgtatactttacatacagaaatttttttattgaaattggttcagtatgtctggctctataaataaaagagtaaaaatgtgttcttattttttaatcctctttgtacaaaatttaaaaatctccgcaaatactaaaccgattttgatgaaaattttatggtataagctacatataatgtaccattactggtccaaaaatctgctgttctggtgtacgcagtctcaagttatgaaacaaattgtgtgaccaaattttgaccgtatcaccctttacgcgcctattcatcatttagctgagggagagggaaggaaggaatcagggatgggatagggaaagggaaggtaaggaaaTAGGGTCGACANNNNNNNNNNNNNNNNNNNNNNNNNNNNNNNNNNNNNNNNNNNNNNNNNNNNNNNNNNNNNNNNNNNNNNNNNNNNNNNNNNNNNNNNNNNNNNNNNNNNNNNNNNNNNNNNNNNNNNNNNNNNNNNNNNNNNNNNNNNNNNNNNNNNNNNNNNNNNNNNNNNNNNNNNNNNNNNNNNNNNNNNNNNNNNNNNNNNNNNNNNNNNNNNNNNNNNNNNNNNNNNNNNNNNNNNNNNNNNNNNNNNNNNNNNNNNNNNNNNNNNNNNNNNNNNNNNNNNNNNNNNNNNNNNNNNNNNNNNNNNNNNNNNNNNNNNNNNNNNNNNNNNNNNNNNNNNNNNNNNNNNNNNNNNNNNNNNNNNNNNNNNNNNNNNNNNNNNNNNNNNNNNNNNNNNNNNNNNNNNNNNNNNNNNNNNNNNNNNNNNNNNNNNNNNNNNNNNNNNNNNNNNNNNNNNNNNNNNNNNNNNNNNNNNNNNNNNNNNNNNNNNNNNNNNNNNNNNNNNNTAGAAATATGGCTGCaactctgcaatatatacattaaaattgctcaaattttgcctgataatatctcaagatgtgtttatttcacctgcaaaatttcaattgaatcggtgaagtaccttttgttgtagcaatgaaacagtagaacgcgagcaattgaattttgtacagcccctggtttagcttgtcagcgctgtaacttttgaatttgacaaaagaaatggctgaaattttgaacacaaacctctcaatatacatcccttgcataggcaaaatttcaaaaaaatctatgcACTATCACcaattttatagccgaaacatgtattggggctaaccgtgattttagcccctcagacaacaactAGTGAGCAccttttattgtttcgattgtattgttgaaagtactacaccaataatcaccaaattttgcaggaataatatacacataatcaactaccttctgtgaaaatttcatgaaaattggcagagacattcaaaagttatgaatgggcaaacatcgcacataaaaaacatgaaacattttcactaacactatcctctatcaacaccagtgtctttcaatccaatcgataaaaattgatgaaattttgcaagaaagtgtctctataagtatcataactgctcacgaaatttcataattatcctcacagaactttgaattgtagcggaaaagaaccatctagtatgcgaatgaaaattggtgatgattgtacaaaatcttaaaaaccacgtctgtttgttccTCATCCactgttaaaagtaatgcatcgattttaatggaattttgcacaaataataaacatacatcaaagagttctcagttaatttttgatcaatttttattgattcagtacagagttactgccatacttctgtgtcccgattattgcggatacaggctttaaaataCCCGTCATCTTTTCTGAGAAAAGACCGTCCCCGTCCAACCCCTGACCATTTCCTTTGGGGCAACCAGAGGCCCCAACACTAgtcttctggggaaattcaaaaaatGGGTCGATTATtgtgaagaggggggggggggagcatT contains the following coding sequences:
- the LOC115259323 gene encoding uncharacterized protein LOC115259323; amino-acid sequence: MASIRRASSLSSSSWSSSFLVVTITLVLVVLTICGEIQTATAAATKSGDAAQTSAVDNRSNGVLSAPRTFGRIRMLKNVMLPVMFILGGIKTLLIFLVAISLKTLFVASSIFVINISLGLAKVINFFKHGWGAHHGKDLWSYGQDKNIHIHIHSDPSHHLSLDGPVPPLATVHSSISPTIHSEVFPYSRSDVIEPIYASPSQINSYTKMYGMPTALTNVRPQSLPYTGWQPASRKR